One Acanthochromis polyacanthus isolate Apoly-LR-REF ecotype Palm Island chromosome 6, KAUST_Apoly_ChrSc, whole genome shotgun sequence DNA segment encodes these proteins:
- the LOC110948592 gene encoding glutathione hydrolase 7 — MHNPAAEIVAGYPGGSVADKDANLETTLGSAYSPVDYMSITSFPRLPEDDVMSGENTLKSRKDDDNVLSEQDTDPDLFLKSARLQRLPSSASDLASHDMASLRETTRDPFTEDCACQRDGLTVIITACLTFATGVTVALIMQIYFGDPQVFNQGAVVTDVAQCTSLGFDVLGKQGSSVDAAIAAALCLGIVHPHTSGIGGGGVMLVHDIRKNETRVIDFRETAPFAIHEEMLQTNLNHNPGLLVGVPGMLSGMNQAHQLYGRMPWKDVVAMAADVAKNGFNVTHDLAEALAKVKNQNVSDAFRDLFLPNGQASLSGLFTRRLDLGSILDAVAVKGISEFYSGNLAQEIAATVQARGGVLSEDDIGNYSTVLQKPAEITYQGHHVMAAPAPHAGVALITALNILEGYNISSQVPRNSTYHWIAEAVKISLGLASGLGDPMYDASVSEIVAKMLSKSQASLLRQMINDTQAFPVSHYTTSFTLEDGAAAAQVMVMGPDDHIVSVMSSLNKPFGSGIVTPSGILLNSQILDFSWPNKTLSSSPNPHNSLQPGKRPMSFLMPTAVRPAVGLCGTYVAVGSSNGEKALSGITQVLMNVLSSRKNMSDSLAYGRLHPQLQPNTLLVDSEFLDEDVELLQAKGHKVERIDVLSLVEGTRRTNDLIIGVKDPRSADASALTMSNMP, encoded by the exons ATGCACAACCCTGCTGCGGAAATTGTGGCAGGATACCCAGGTGGAAGTGTGGCGGACAAAGATGCCAACCTGGAGACAACCTTGGGGAGTGCCTACTCTCCAGTGGACTACATGAGCATCACCAGCTTCCCCAGGCTGCCGGAGGATGATGTGATGTCTGGGGAAAACACCCTGAAATCTCGTAAGGATGACGACAACGTCCTGAGTGAACAAGACACAG ACCCAGATCTGTTTCTGAAGTCGGCTCGCCTCCAGCGTCTCCCCTCATCAGCTTCAGACTTAGCTAGCCATGATATGGCGTCACTGCGGGAGACCACCAGAGACCCCTTTACAGAAGACTGCGCCTGCCAGAGAGACGGTCTGACAGTCATCATCACAGCCTGTCTCACCTTCGCTACAGGGGTCACTGTAGCTCTCATCATGCAGATCTACTTTGGAGACCCACAG GTCTTTAACCAAGGAGCAGTGGTGACAGATGTGGCTCAGTGTACATCTCTTGGGTTCGACGTTCTGGGGAAGCAGGGCTCCAGTGTTGATGCCGCCATCGCTGCAGCCCTCTGTTTAGGAATTGTCCACCCTCACACCTCTGGTATTGGAGG AGGTGGAGTTATGTTGGTGCATGACATCCGCAAGAATGAAACGAGGGTTATTGACTTCAGAGAGACAGCGCCGTTTGCTATCCATGAGGAGATGCTGCAAACAAACCTTAATCATAAT CCTGGCCTGCTTGTGGGAGTACCAGGCATGCTCAGTGGGATGAATCAGGCACATCAGCTCTATGGCAG AATGCCATGGAAGGATGtggttgccatggcagcagATGTGGCCAAAAATGGATTCAATGTTACTCATGACCTAG CTGAAGCTCTGGCTAAAGTCAAGAACCAAAATGTTTCGGATGCATTTCGGGATTTATTCCTTCCCAACGGCCAGGCTTCCCTTTCTGGATTGTTCACCAGACGCCTTGATTTAGGGAGCATTTTGGATGCTGTCGCAGTCAAAGGGATATCCGAGTTCTACAGTGGAAATCTGGCACAGGAAATAGCGGCTACA GTGCAAGCACGAGGCGGTGTGCTCTCTGAAGATGACATTGGAAACTACAGCACAGTTCTACAGAAGCCAGCAGAGATCACCTATCAGG GACACCATGTGATGGCGGCCCCGGCCCCCCATGCTGGCGTTGCCTTGATCACAGCCCTGAACATCCTTGAAGGCTATAACATTTCCAGCCAGGTTCCCAGGAACAGCACCTACCACTGGATTGCAGAG GCTGTGAAAATATCTCTGGGCCTGGCTAGTGGCCTGGGAGACCCGATGTACGATGCTTCTGTCTCAGAGATTGTTGCCAAGATGCTGAG TAAATCACAGGCGTCCCTACTCCGCCAGATGATCAACGACACTCAGGCGTTCCCTGTCAGCCATTATACCACGTCATTTACCTTGGAGGACGGTGCAGCAGCTGCCCAGGTCATGGTCATGGGCCCAGACGACCACATTGTGTCAGTCATGAG ctCACTTAACAAACCATTTGGCAGTGGGATTGTGACTCCTTCAGGAATCCTTTTGAACAGCCAGATCCTGGACTTCTCCTGGCCAAATAAAACACTGAGCTCTTCACCTAACCCT CATAACAGCCTCCAACCTGGGAAAAGACCCATGTCCTTCCTGATGCCTACAGCAGTGAGGCCAGCCGTGGGGTTATGTGGCACATATGTAGCCGTTGGATCCTCCAATGGGGAGAAAGCTCTCAGTGGCATCACACAG GTGCTGATGAATGTTCTGTCTTCACGTAAAAACATGAGTGACAGTTTAGCGTACGGGAGACTCcacccacagctgcagccaaacACACTCCTGGTGGACT CTGAATTTTTGGATGAAGATGTGGAGCTTTTACAGGCTAAAGGACACAAAGTTGAGAGGATCGATGTTCTCTCATTGGTGGAGGGCACACGGAGAACCAATGATCTCATTATTGGGGTGAAGGACCCCCGCAGTGCCGACGCCTCCGCCCTTACCATGTCCAACATGCCTTAG
- the LOC110948593 gene encoding tumor protein p53-inducible nuclear protein 2 isoform X3, with protein MFQRLSNLLFGEVEEVAAELKGPNPCVTEADEEGWMLVNLPEGATAEASPMEDLLIEHPSMSVYVSPNNLSMVSNSNLSVVGEESIVSLTGSVSRVAEPAAAPATRSTTMPTRVTRGAAAQAGALAKVTQVARVQRSKARIERRHLGRNRIQRQNRTREQVPRHAAHARNTFLHQPSKRNFCH; from the exons ATGTTTCAGCGTCTTAGCAACCTGTTGTTtggagaggtggaagaggtggcCGCTGAGCTGAAGGGACCCAACCCATGTGTGACGGAGGCGGATGAGGAAGGATGGATGCTCGTCAACCTGCCTG AGGGAGCCACAGCGGAGGCCAGCCCGATGGAAGACCTGCTCATAGAGCACCCCAGCATGTCCGTGTACGTCTCCCCAAAcaacctgtccatggtgtccaaCAGCAACCTGTCTGTGGTGGGAGAGGAGAGCATTGTCAGCCTGACAGGCAGCGTGAG CAGAGTGGCCGAGCCAGCCGCTGCCCCCGCTACTCGCAGCACTACTATGCCCACCAGGGTGACCCGTGGAGCAGCTGCCCAGGCTGGAGCTCTGGCCAAGGTCACCCAAGTGGCCAGAGTCCAGCGTAGCAAAGCCCGCATCGAGCGGCGCCATCTGGGCCGCAACCGCATCCAACGCCAAAACCGCACCAGGGAGCAGGTTCCCCGCCACGCAGCTCACGCCAGAAACACCTTCCTCCACCAGCCCAGCAAGCGTAACTTCTGCCACTAA
- the LOC110948593 gene encoding uncharacterized protein DKFZp434B061 isoform X2: protein MFQRLSNLLFGEVEEVAAELKGPNPCVTEADEEGWMLVNLPESDCMMQVEDETGTPPTAQSSPDSNQCNDQDTHTRTECPALVPHPPHKRRRTHKGRARGAAATSSDPLSCPSTSPSDLGATTPVTLPRRARLSTPSSTPSMSPGSGSEFGGSGGSSRAGSERGCMDESWFVTPPPCFTAEGATAEASPMEDLLIEHPSMSVYVSPNNLSMVSNSNLSVVGEESIVSLTGSVSRVAEPAAAPATRSTTMPTRVTRGAAAQAGALAKVTQVARVQRSKARIERRHLGRNRIQRQNRTREQVPRHAAHARNTFLHQPSKRNFCH, encoded by the exons ATGTTTCAGCGTCTTAGCAACCTGTTGTTtggagaggtggaagaggtggcCGCTGAGCTGAAGGGACCCAACCCATGTGTGACGGAGGCGGATGAGGAAGGATGGATGCTCGTCAACCTGCCTG AATCTGACTGCATGATGCAGGTAGAGGATGAGACGGGAACCCCACCGACTGCACAATCATCCCCAGACAGTAACCAATGTAACGatcaagacacacacacaaggactGAATGCCCGGCCCTCGTTCCCCACCCGCCTCACAAGCGTCGTAGGACACATAAAGGTCGGGCACGGGGGGCAGCAGCAACATCGTCAGACCCCCTGTCTTGTCCTAGCACTAGTCCGTCAGACTTGGGTGCCACTACACCCGTGACCCTGCCAAGACGGGCCAGACTGTCCACGCCCTCCTCCACCCCGTCAATGTCCCCAGGCTCTGGGAGCGAGTTTGGGGGCAGTGGGGGTAGCAGTAGGGCAGGCTCAGAGAGAGGCTGCATGGATGAGAGCTGGTTTGTCACCCCTCCCCCCTGTTTCACTGCAGAGGGAGCCACAGCGGAGGCCAGCCCGATGGAAGACCTGCTCATAGAGCACCCCAGCATGTCCGTGTACGTCTCCCCAAAcaacctgtccatggtgtccaaCAGCAACCTGTCTGTGGTGGGAGAGGAGAGCATTGTCAGCCTGACAGGCAGCGTGAG CAGAGTGGCCGAGCCAGCCGCTGCCCCCGCTACTCGCAGCACTACTATGCCCACCAGGGTGACCCGTGGAGCAGCTGCCCAGGCTGGAGCTCTGGCCAAGGTCACCCAAGTGGCCAGAGTCCAGCGTAGCAAAGCCCGCATCGAGCGGCGCCATCTGGGCCGCAACCGCATCCAACGCCAAAACCGCACCAGGGAGCAGGTTCCCCGCCACGCAGCTCACGCCAGAAACACCTTCCTCCACCAGCCCAGCAAGCGTAACTTCTGCCACTAA
- the LOC110948593 gene encoding uncharacterized protein DKFZp434B061 isoform X1 — protein MFQRLSNLLFGEVEEVAAELKGPNPCVTEADEEGWMLVNLPEESDCMMQVEDETGTPPTAQSSPDSNQCNDQDTHTRTECPALVPHPPHKRRRTHKGRARGAAATSSDPLSCPSTSPSDLGATTPVTLPRRARLSTPSSTPSMSPGSGSEFGGSGGSSRAGSERGCMDESWFVTPPPCFTAEGATAEASPMEDLLIEHPSMSVYVSPNNLSMVSNSNLSVVGEESIVSLTGSVSRVAEPAAAPATRSTTMPTRVTRGAAAQAGALAKVTQVARVQRSKARIERRHLGRNRIQRQNRTREQVPRHAAHARNTFLHQPSKRNFCH, from the exons ATGTTTCAGCGTCTTAGCAACCTGTTGTTtggagaggtggaagaggtggcCGCTGAGCTGAAGGGACCCAACCCATGTGTGACGGAGGCGGATGAGGAAGGATGGATGCTCGTCAACCTGCCTG AAGAATCTGACTGCATGATGCAGGTAGAGGATGAGACGGGAACCCCACCGACTGCACAATCATCCCCAGACAGTAACCAATGTAACGatcaagacacacacacaaggactGAATGCCCGGCCCTCGTTCCCCACCCGCCTCACAAGCGTCGTAGGACACATAAAGGTCGGGCACGGGGGGCAGCAGCAACATCGTCAGACCCCCTGTCTTGTCCTAGCACTAGTCCGTCAGACTTGGGTGCCACTACACCCGTGACCCTGCCAAGACGGGCCAGACTGTCCACGCCCTCCTCCACCCCGTCAATGTCCCCAGGCTCTGGGAGCGAGTTTGGGGGCAGTGGGGGTAGCAGTAGGGCAGGCTCAGAGAGAGGCTGCATGGATGAGAGCTGGTTTGTCACCCCTCCCCCCTGTTTCACTGCAGAGGGAGCCACAGCGGAGGCCAGCCCGATGGAAGACCTGCTCATAGAGCACCCCAGCATGTCCGTGTACGTCTCCCCAAAcaacctgtccatggtgtccaaCAGCAACCTGTCTGTGGTGGGAGAGGAGAGCATTGTCAGCCTGACAGGCAGCGTGAG CAGAGTGGCCGAGCCAGCCGCTGCCCCCGCTACTCGCAGCACTACTATGCCCACCAGGGTGACCCGTGGAGCAGCTGCCCAGGCTGGAGCTCTGGCCAAGGTCACCCAAGTGGCCAGAGTCCAGCGTAGCAAAGCCCGCATCGAGCGGCGCCATCTGGGCCGCAACCGCATCCAACGCCAAAACCGCACCAGGGAGCAGGTTCCCCGCCACGCAGCTCACGCCAGAAACACCTTCCTCCACCAGCCCAGCAAGCGTAACTTCTGCCACTAA